Proteins encoded by one window of Cannabis sativa cultivar Pink pepper isolate KNU-18-1 chromosome 4, ASM2916894v1, whole genome shotgun sequence:
- the LOC115712925 gene encoding short-chain dehydrogenase TIC 32, chloroplastic, which translates to MWPFCRKGPSGFSSSSTAEEVTQGIDGTGLTAIITGASSGIGTETTRVLALRGVHVIMAVRNMAAGRDVKEAIVKEIPTAKVDAMELDLSSFSSIRKFASDFKSSNLPLNILINNAGVMATPFMLSKDNIELQFATNHLGHFLLTNLLLETMKKTSKQSEKEGRIVNVSSMAHRFPYSEGIRFDKINDKLGYSSIAAYGQSKLANVLHANELSRRLKEENVNITANSLHPGAILTNLFRFSGIIDGLAKSVGRLVLKNVQQGAATTCYVALNPQVKGVTGEYFEDSNISKASTMGRDNDLAKKLWDFSLNLTN; encoded by the exons ATGTGGCCTTTTTGCAGAAAAGGGCCTTCTGGGTTTTCATCTTCCTCTACAGCAGAGGAGGTTACTCAAGGCATTGATGGGACTGGTCTCACTGCCATTATCACag GAGCATCTAGTGGTATTGGCACTGAAACTACTCGAGTTCTTGCATTGCGCGGGGTACATGTGATCATGGCTGTGAGGAACATGGCTGCTGGAAGAGATGTGAAAGAAGCAATAGTTAAAGAAATCCCTACTGCTAAAGTTGATGCCATGGAATTGGATCTCAGCTCATTCTCATCCATCAGAAAATTCGCATCAGATTTCAAATCCTCAAATCTTCCTCTGAACATCTTAAT TAACAATGCAGGAGTTATggcaacaccattcatgcttTCCAAAGACAACATTGAATTACAGTTTGCAACCAACCACTTAG GTCATTTTCTGTTGACAAATCTTTTGTTGGAAACTATGAAGAAAACATCAAAGCAGAGTGAAAAAGAAGGAAGAATTGTAAATGTTTCCTCAATGGCTCACCGATTCCCATATTCTGAAGGAATTCGCTTTGATAAAATTAACGACAAATTAGG GTACAGTAGTATTGCTGCCTATGGGCAATCCAAGCTAGCTAATGTTTTGCACGCCAATGAGCTTTCAAGACGTTTAAAA GAAGAAAATGTGAACATTACAGCAAATTCACTTCACCCGGGTGCAATTCTTACCAATCTTTTTCGATTTAGTGGCATCATCGATG GTCTTGCTAAATCAGTGGGTAGACTTGTTCTGAAAAATGTCCAACAG GGGGCAGCAACTACGTGTTACGTGGCATTGAACCCACAAGTGAAGGGAGTAACAGGTGAATATTTTGAAGACAGTAATATTTCCAAGGCAAGCACCATGGGCAGAGACAACGACTTGGCAAAAAAACTCTGGGATTTCAGCCTCAATTTGACAAATTGA